Proteins encoded together in one Pontiella desulfatans window:
- the tnpB gene encoding IS66 family insertion sequence element accessory protein TnpB (TnpB, as the term is used for proteins encoded by IS66 family insertion elements, is considered an accessory protein, since TnpC, encoded by a neighboring gene, is a DDE family transposase.): MLSFTGALKVYAAMEPQDMRKSFNGLAAVVQEHLGGDPYQGALYLFTNKRRNRLKILFWDGTGLWVAAKRLEQGCFSWPQPSRSGQKRLSLTPEALALLTDGVDLKGAKMRPWYERE; the protein is encoded by the coding sequence ATGCTGAGTTTCACGGGGGCGCTGAAGGTGTATGCGGCGATGGAACCGCAGGACATGCGCAAGAGTTTCAACGGGCTGGCGGCGGTGGTGCAGGAGCACCTCGGGGGCGATCCATACCAGGGGGCGCTCTACCTGTTCACAAACAAGCGGCGCAACCGGCTCAAGATCCTGTTCTGGGACGGCACCGGGTTGTGGGTTGCGGCGAAACGTCTCGAACAGGGGTGCTTCAGCTGGCCGCAGCCGTCGCGTTCCGGCCAGAAGCGGCTGTCGCTCACGCCGGAGGCGCTGGCGCTGCTGACCGACGGGGTGGATCTCAAAGGCGCGAAGATGCGCCCGTGGTACGAGCGCGAATAA
- the tnpC gene encoding IS66 family transposase yields the protein MSEADIIARQNQEIEFLREENRLLRQKVDLLVRQIFGGGKSEKLSPDQIEMLFGDETPGQPEASADEPAAVEAPEPARKRQPRRPRYPENLPVEEEIIDPEPVKANPSLFRQIGEQVSEQLDYEPGRFKIKRQVRRTFVKRNDPDAVPTTAALPPKLLERGMMAPGLLAHVVVGKYADHLPLYRQEQIFKQRYDVHLGRNTLCRGVELVAEWLKPVAQQMFKEQLAGGYVQLDETPVQYLSAGRGKTAKGYLWVSNAPRNKDTVFHWAPGRGYEHLKRWLPDQFDCIIQTDEYQPYAKLTKELALPAHAACWAHVRRRFFKAYEMGEHRARNGWILHQIGQLYQIEKKLREQNAGPNLRAAIRESESRPILDRLFRVFGAMFEGGYYKPRSLTGTAVAYALRQREGLRAYVELGQVEIDNNGVENAIRPAALGRKNWLFIGDKDAGWRSAVIYTILASCKTHGLDPYAYLKDVLERLPDMTIRQIPSVTPRAWAKARSMKLAS from the coding sequence ATGAGTGAAGCTGACATCATCGCCCGCCAAAACCAGGAAATCGAGTTCCTCCGCGAGGAGAACCGGTTGCTGCGCCAGAAGGTGGATCTGCTCGTTCGCCAGATCTTCGGCGGCGGCAAAAGCGAGAAGCTTTCCCCCGACCAGATCGAGATGCTTTTCGGAGACGAAACGCCGGGACAGCCGGAGGCTTCCGCTGATGAACCGGCCGCTGTGGAAGCCCCGGAACCCGCGCGCAAGCGCCAGCCCCGCCGGCCCCGCTATCCGGAAAACCTTCCCGTCGAGGAAGAGATCATCGACCCCGAGCCCGTCAAGGCCAACCCCTCGCTCTTCCGCCAGATCGGCGAGCAGGTCAGCGAACAGCTCGACTACGAGCCAGGCCGTTTCAAAATCAAACGGCAGGTTCGCCGCACCTTCGTGAAGCGCAACGATCCCGATGCCGTGCCGACCACCGCGGCGCTTCCGCCGAAACTGCTCGAGCGCGGCATGATGGCCCCCGGCCTGCTGGCGCATGTGGTCGTGGGCAAGTACGCCGACCATCTTCCGCTCTACCGGCAGGAACAGATCTTCAAACAACGGTACGACGTCCACCTCGGGCGCAACACCCTCTGCCGCGGCGTCGAGCTCGTTGCCGAATGGCTCAAGCCGGTCGCACAACAGATGTTCAAGGAACAGCTCGCCGGCGGCTATGTCCAGCTCGATGAAACACCGGTGCAGTATCTGAGTGCCGGGCGCGGCAAAACCGCCAAAGGCTACCTGTGGGTGTCGAACGCACCCCGGAACAAAGACACCGTCTTCCACTGGGCGCCGGGCCGCGGCTACGAACACCTGAAGCGATGGCTGCCCGACCAATTCGACTGCATCATCCAGACCGACGAATACCAACCGTATGCCAAACTAACGAAGGAACTCGCATTGCCCGCGCACGCCGCGTGCTGGGCACACGTGCGCCGCCGCTTCTTCAAGGCATACGAGATGGGCGAACACCGGGCGCGCAACGGCTGGATCCTCCACCAAATCGGACAGCTCTACCAAATCGAAAAAAAGCTTCGCGAACAAAACGCCGGGCCCAACCTGCGCGCCGCCATCCGCGAAAGCGAAAGCCGTCCCATCCTCGACCGCCTCTTCCGAGTCTTCGGGGCCATGTTCGAAGGCGGATACTACAAACCCAGATCGCTCACCGGCACCGCCGTCGCCTACGCCCTGCGCCAGCGCGAAGGACTGCGGGCCTACGTCGAACTCGGCCAGGTCGAGATCGACAACAACGGCGTCGAAAACGCCATCCGCCCCGCCGCGCTCGGCCGCAAGAACTGGCTGTTCATCGGCGACAAGGACGCCGGCTGGCGCAGCGCCGTCATCTACACCATCCTCGCCAGCTGCAAAACCCACGGCCTCGACCCCTACGCCTACCTCAAGGACGTGCTCGAACGCCTGCCGGACATGACCATCCGGCAGATCCCCTCGGTCACACCCCGCGCCTGGGCCAAGGCCCGGTCTATGAAACTCGCATCATAG
- a CDS encoding phage integrase N-terminal SAM-like domain-containing protein codes for MEDKKKFKPDKNHKLMDQVRETMRYYHYAYRTEQTYCDWIKRFLAFAEGCRLMP; via the coding sequence ATGGAAGACAAGAAGAAGTTTAAACCCGACAAAAACCATAAACTAATGGATCAAGTGCGCGAAACGATGCGCTATTACCACTATGCCTACCGGACGGAGCAAACGTACTGCGACTGGATCAAGCGTTTCCTGGCGTTCGCGGAGGGATGCCGTCTCATGCCGTAG
- the tnpA gene encoding IS66 family insertion sequence element accessory protein TnpA, giving the protein MNDSIPPTELTILKADTAGRVRTPIEQRNALLDAFEQSGMSGAAFAKLHGIKYPTFAYWRKRREEARNEDDARSGPFFEEIEIQRAAAGPGGLGIELPGGARLVIDRADQFPMVAALLKYLEHSC; this is encoded by the coding sequence ATGAATGATTCAATACCTCCAACCGAACTGACGATACTCAAGGCCGACACGGCCGGCCGCGTGAGAACCCCCATTGAACAACGGAACGCGCTGCTTGACGCGTTCGAGCAGAGCGGCATGTCGGGGGCCGCGTTTGCGAAACTGCATGGAATCAAGTACCCGACCTTTGCGTATTGGCGGAAACGCCGCGAGGAGGCGCGCAACGAAGACGACGCGCGCTCGGGTCCGTTTTTCGAGGAGATTGAAATCCAACGGGCGGCGGCGGGCCCAGGTGGGTTGGGGATCGAGCTGCCGGGCGGGGCCCGCTTGGTTATCGACCGGGCCGATCAGTTCCCGATGGTGGCGGCGCTGCTGAAGTACCTGGAGCACTCATGCTGA
- a CDS encoding IS1595 family transposase, translating to MEAYPKDLEELELNFSSEEACRDYLASLRWPNGFLCPACGHGESWRLADGLFKCKKCSRKTSVTSGTIFEGTRKPLASWFRAIWWVTSQKNGASALGLMRVLGLGSYKTAWTWLHKLRRAMVRPGRERLTGTVQVDETFIGGTRPGKRGRGAEGKTLVLIVAQENGKAVGRIRLVKIPDASSKSLEGAIRETVDPGTQVKTDGWKGYNGLGALGYDHKVVRKSEDVGANLLPLCHRVASLLKRWLGGTHQGAVSHEHLAYYLDEYTFRFNRRTSRSRGMLFYRLLQNAVAMEPVRFKEISLSVRGRNHKIQT from the coding sequence ATGGAAGCGTATCCAAAGGATCTGGAAGAATTGGAACTGAACTTTTCAAGTGAAGAAGCATGTCGCGACTATCTTGCATCATTGCGATGGCCGAACGGCTTCCTTTGCCCGGCCTGTGGCCATGGGGAGTCGTGGCGACTGGCAGACGGCCTTTTCAAGTGCAAGAAGTGCAGTCGTAAAACATCTGTAACCTCGGGTACGATCTTTGAGGGCACCCGCAAACCGCTGGCGTCCTGGTTCAGGGCGATCTGGTGGGTGACAAGCCAGAAGAACGGAGCCAGCGCCCTGGGACTGATGCGCGTTCTCGGCCTCGGAAGCTACAAGACCGCATGGACGTGGCTGCACAAGCTCCGCCGGGCGATGGTACGTCCGGGACGGGAAAGACTGACCGGAACCGTGCAGGTGGATGAAACCTTCATAGGCGGCACAAGGCCCGGGAAACGGGGGCGCGGAGCCGAAGGTAAGACCCTTGTGCTGATCGTGGCGCAGGAGAATGGTAAGGCCGTCGGTCGCATTCGCCTTGTAAAAATACCCGATGCCTCATCCAAAAGTCTTGAAGGGGCCATCCGAGAAACAGTTGATCCGGGTACGCAGGTGAAGACGGACGGGTGGAAGGGGTACAATGGTTTGGGAGCTTTGGGCTACGACCATAAAGTCGTTCGGAAATCCGAGGATGTTGGCGCGAACCTGCTCCCCCTTTGCCATCGAGTCGCCAGTTTGCTTAAGCGGTGGCTTGGCGGAACACATCAGGGCGCAGTAAGTCACGAGCATTTGGCATACTATCTCGACGAATACACGTTCCGCTTCAACCGGCGCACTTCCCGCTCGCGGGGAATGCTGTTTTACCGTCTGCTACAAAATGCAGTCGCTATGGAACCCGTTCGGTTCAAGGAAATATCCCTGTCGGTCAGGGGAAGAAACCACAAGATACAGACTTAG